Below is a window of Syngnathus typhle isolate RoL2023-S1 ecotype Sweden linkage group LG12, RoL_Styp_1.0, whole genome shotgun sequence DNA.
TGGTGTCCCCATGCAATTTTTGAAATTAGATTACTGGAgcgttgagattttttttcagctCCATTTTCAAATTTCTGTGGTGATTCTTTTTGTAGTTAATATGCCTGCAAGGACGACTGGAGAacacattcaaaaaccagttgcttgctgatttttttttttgttaccagcTAACTATTGTTAAACTCGCATGGCATAATGATTGGAATATAATATTGTGTAAAATTTGAACTTTTTGTGTTCCCATTTCAATTCAAAGATAGCAAAGGGCCAATTTTCAAATGTTCCTTGATTCTCGTCGAATTGAGTCagttgtgttcactcccacatcGGCGCAAACCACCCTTTTCGCCGACTGTTAACCGAGAatacacgcttttaaaattccACGCCATCATCAATAACCATGTTTTAGAATTGTACTCGTCCAAGTTAGTGAGGAGCGTTCAGACCTTACTAGCCGTTTCAAAACTGCAAATTCTTACACTTTAACATCAGCTAATTGTATTTTTACAATGGAAAACGTTTCCAAGACTTGCACAATACTCAACTAAGCATTTCAGTAAATTCCCTATCAAGGGTTAACGGTATCCAGGAGTGAGCGGTAAATTACTCGGAGGCAGTCTTACACTTCTCAGATAACAGACATCATCGTTTACCGTCACGTGAGGCTGCTGGTCCATCTTGCGCAAGCTGTGGTCCTGGATGGAAGCCAAGTGGAGTCACAGAAGCATccaaaactttttttcctctctgcaAAACCTCTTGGActgggcgcacacacacacaagataaGTATAAGTTTATGCTTTGTAATTATACACGTCTTTGCAGATTGAGAAAAGAGCCCAAGAAAATAGGGCAAAAAAAGTTTTACCTAAAGTGAACATTTGAGTGACCTTCACAGCTTCACAGCTGCTTTGAGTTTCTCTCTTCACAAGCACTATTGTGTTTCATTTCATTAATGGAACGTCCCATGAAAGTGAAAAACATGGCTCAATGAGAAACAAGTCTGATCTAGATGCAGCAGGTCTCTGTTTTTTTGCTCATAATTCACAAAACTTTCACTTCGCCTCTCAATTCCTTACACATCTGTAAGGAATTAACCAAGTTCTTTTGTTTCTGGAATCCATCTCAGGGCCGCATTTTTGGccgtccaattgagctgcaggAATTCGAATCAATTCGTGCCTCTGATGAATTATAACTGGCAGAACACGGGGAGTGTTTTTAGTAAAAATATCCtctggtgttccacagggccATTACGTAGAGCCACTTTCCTTCTAATGTTATGAATGGTCTACCAAATGTTTGATACCAAAGCCTGCTAGAAAGTTTGTTGATATCGCAAAGTCATTGCTATTTTAGGAAACTATTCAATATTATTTCCAAATTCTGTTAGAGTCATTGTGGCTTTTTTGTAGAAAAACAACAAGGAACAATACAAAAGGAGAGAAAATGGCCTCTTGCCTTAGACTAAAGTCGATTTGGATCCCTCCATTTTCTCATGATACTAAATtgaacaatttaaagtacactCACTTGGTCAACATCTGGCAgtcagttgttttgttttgagtctAGTGTGCAGGCAGGGATTTTATTGAAAGTACTTTTTAAGAGCATCATACCCTTTGATGCCAGATCGAGCAGTAAATGCACACTTTTGGATTTCGCTTTCATCAATGCtaattcattatttttaattgcaACCCCATTGtcatggaaaaacaacaacacaacatgACAAAAAAGGGTTCGATACCACTTCTTTTTCATACCGATACCACTACGAGTAATTCAATCAAAATGACAGCAATCCTCACGTACTTCCCTCTAATTCGGCCAACCACTTTTTTGCAACCTGCGGAAACAAATCTTGTGCCTCAATTTCCATCATTATTGCTAAAAAAAAGCTTAATAGGAAACTATTATCCATGATACTTtcaaaaactagttattcattaaTTGTTTCTATGCAAGAATAATATCCAAACGTAAACATCGGGATAGTTTGACCGAGAATATGCAAAATACCAAATAGGAATGCCGGAGCTGAGATTGAAAAGCCAAACTTTTTGATTGTGAGAGCAAACTTCATTCATTTTCCTTGAAATGGGGTTTCCCATCCATTTATTTGTTTAGCAAAACCTAAGCCTATTCAAATACATCCAGGCCAAGCTCAAAGTTCTTTAACAGATGGAGATAACCCAAGTGTTTCCTAAATACTGTGTTTCCACTACTCGGGAAGCATGAGCAGGCgcaggcacacgcacacacacgcacgtacacagtCTGGAGGACGACGTGGCACTCTTTTCAAAGCATCAAGGGAGGCGGAGTGAAAGCGCACCCCAGCACACTTTATATACACAGTACTTGGACTCATACTGTCATGTAGATTTATGGATTTATAAAAGAAAATTCCAATGTCTCTGTTTCAGTGGAAGAATGTAGTAGGAGGTCTCATTTGCTCACAGTATAACATTTGTGCCTTTGCACATCTGTAATTTGTGACGTACTAATAAGTTCTGAGTGTTGCAGAATGTTATTGAATGCATCACAGACTGTCCTTGAGGTCCAAATGGACAACAGGTCTATTCTGGTAtggcattcattcatttgtttgccCAATATTGCATCCTCCATTTTTCATAACGCGACAGGAAATATGTTGTTACCTCATTGCTAATATTGTCTAAATGGTAAGTGTAAAAACATCTGTGTTGAAGTATTTCCAGCCCAATAATATTGACACAAAGGTGCCTCCagacaaataaaaaagattGTAGTTTACAAGTAACCGAATTCAATTACAGTACAGTCACAATacatataaacaaatataaGTAGATTAGGTTTCACGATGACCATAAATATGAGATGGAAGTAAAAATTAGGCCAAATGTGTCTGCTTTCCAAAGTAGCAAAGGGAAAAACATAGAAAAACTACCGCCATCTACGGGACATTCAACATTATtgcacaaccttccagtcttacTTTTTGAGTTGTCATATGATCTTCATTTGCACATCCTCTTGTTGGGtatctgaaataaaaaaaaaataattcatacaTGTTTTACAACTGGTTTCCTGTCAAGttttttcaacatttctggTAGTCCTATGTGTTTAAATTCATCAAATGTGACTTGACGACCTCAAATTAAGAACACGAGCATAACAACACTTGGTTGCAATTATTTTTCTACAGTTTTTATTAAGTGCAGAACAGAAACAGATGAGAAGGATTCagtaaaaaattgtttttgcgCGTGCCTATGctttttacattaaaaaaaaaaaaatcactgcacAAACCAAAAAGAAGACAAATCGCATGTTGTAACAGaaagaagatgttttttttgtttgttttttcattgtCAGCAACCCGCGTGCACGTATGAGGGAGGACGACAAAAAAGTGCGGGTGTTAGTCGGCCAGAAGAAAGTGATGCACATAAAGGTTGACTCTGCGCTGGCATGTGGAGAAATATGCTGGTGTTGGTTTTGCTCTTTGGAGATAAATTCATGTGGAGGTTAGACTCAATTGACACAAGTGGTCGATGAGGGCAAACGGGCGCTGGGTTATGATGATGCCAAGTGGCTGGGCTCTTTCAGCTTCAGACTGGAAGCTGCAGGGAAACAAAATGAGACAAATGAACACATATGTCCAGCAGAAGGTGCTGTTTCTTACTTTTTGAAAACTACAaaactatatatttttaaaagtcttTCTTGTATTCTGCATTAAATTAAAGATTGATTTTAgtctagaccagtgcttctcaattattttctgttacgcccccccctagcaagaagaaaactattcgcgccccccctccccaccgtgactatcctaacttgtcttgtaagtcgtaaaatgttgcactgtcgcaaacgtgacagaagtaacaatgagagcgccactgccccctgctgtagtaaacgcgcaattacactttattttagtactgccaaaaaaaaagcctgttccccagggtcacacgcgcccccccaggaatagcaccgcgccccccaaggggggcgcgccccactatttgagaagcactggtctagacTCATAATTTTTAGAATAACAGACTGTATCATTTACAAAATTTCTGAACAAGGGAGCAATTTAATGAAATATTCAAAATTACCCCCCAAAAATGCATTGAATGGCTTACTGTATTCCAATGGAggaaaatttaatttaatttagtattgtatttttaaaatattattgtTTACTTTTGTGTGGTCAGTGTCATATAGGATTTGCATCACTTGATATGTACATGTAAACAGAGAGTTAAAAATGTGAGTACTAAGTACTTCATTATCCTGCTCATCCTTTGGATGCTTGTGGGGTACATGTCAAGGAAAGACATAATAAAATTTAGGTTTTGGACGCACAGTTAAATGCCACAGTTTGATATTCAGAATTGTTTTTCTGAATTTCCATTTAGCTATTGAGCCAGTATGCTACATTGCTATCTTTCACTAATATGCTACAATGCTTCAATGCTATCCAACATTGCTacttccactttttatttcataaagtaatAAAGAGCTTATTTGGTGCGATGACTCTACCTCGTTATCTATCTCATCCCCGGAGAAGTCATTTAGAATGTGTTCCTGCATGACAAGACAGTAAAATTTAGCATTTTTAAAGGAGACTGACAATTAAAAGCAACAAAGTTGTATGGTGTTGGAGAGAACGGTTTGATAAAGGGAGCACTGACTTCAAATTCAGGATCGGGTGGGAGATCAGGGCAGGAACCATTCTCTGCAaaacgaataaataaaaaaagtcaaataaaacgTGATGCTGTGGATTCTTACTCCATCAAAATTAGGAGGGactaaatgaaataataataaaatataatatgaaataaataaatagcaacaTCAATTTTCTCACCCAAGAAATCTGTACACCTCCTCTCTCTCCACGGCGCCAGGTTCAGTCGTCGCACGTTGTTGCAGCGTACAAGTCGGTTACGTCTCGAGATGACACTGAATGCATCTCTCGGGACGCTCGTGATGCCGGTGTTGTCGCAGATGATCCTGGACATGGTGGCGGTGGAAAGGGCGGCTCTCTGCCTCGCCGAAAAGACGCCAGGGTTCTCGTACCACAGCCTTTGAATTTTGCAAAGAGCTGCATTAGCTGATAAGAAGTGTGATCTatctttctatctatctatgtgaGGTGTTGCCTTCAGGGACAATATCAATCCATCCATGAGACTGACCTGTCACCCTGGCGGATCCTCTGGAACTGGGTGGCGATGATGCAGGCAAAGAGAGGCCCAACGCGGCCGCCGCGGACAAAGGGCTCAGCCACGCCCCCCAGCCAGACGTCAATGTTGGCGGGCGTCCCGTAGAGTCGCAGCAGTCTGCGGGCCAGGTCGGTGTTATTCAGGACCCGAGCAAGCTCGGCCTGGTTCCTGGGCTCGGACAGGTTACAGAATTTGCGCCATGCGTTGTAGCCTAGTAAACATAGAAAGTAAGGGGATGAGGAAATGGTCATCTGTGATGAATGGGAAGAAGTGACCTACCGGGTATGCCGTGGTCACGCGACCTCTGCATGTTGAGCGCACCCAGGTCCAGAGCCAGGTGTTGCACGAACTGGAAGAGCCTCTCCCTGATAGCATCCACCATCATGTGGTCCTGAGTGTTCAGTTTAGCAGGACCGCCCACGAGACCACGCATCAGTGAGTCGATGCCACCTGAAGGggacataatgtctttaaatttacgAGCACTTGGCAATAAATGAAAACTGTCCTTTAAATCCAGTGTAATGATTCAAGATTAATCGTGTGACTGTCTAATTTGGAATATAACTGAGTGAGACAGAGACGACTAACCCTCAAATACGATTCTCCAGGGGGTGAAGAAGGCTTTGAATAAGGGAACGCTGGGAAACTGACGATCTTGAGTGTAGTCGGGGCTCAGGCGGCCAAGGAAAGGCTGGATGGCCAAGTGAGCAAAGCGGTATGCCGCCGTGGCAAAGACGTTGGAGATCCTGGGGTCCACGTTTGAGTTGTAGCCGGGATAAGGTCCAAGCAGCCTGCGCATGGCATCGTCACCCACGATGTGCGGCAGATAGTCACGCATTACAAACACCTAAAATGCAACGAATGAGTTCAGGATTTCACATTTGGAGCCAAAACTATGAAGGGAGTTGAATCTGACCTGTGTGTAAGCGCCCATGATCTTGCGCGTTTCTTGGTAGATCGTCTCACTGTCCCATTCGGGGTTGATTCTCTTCAGAGCACGGGCTAGACGGTTGTGTTCACGCAAGAACATGGTGTGCATGGAGGTCAGAGCGATATTCTCATCTACGCGGCCGTCACCTGGAAGACAGGAAATTATTCATGAGTGTGGCATCATCTCTAAGCAGAAAGCCTAAAAACAGAAAATATGACGAACCTGCAATAAAGCAGGGAACCTCTGTGGCATTGGCGTCATTGGTCACACGTTTGCGGGTAGCGCACATGTTGACCTGCAGAGGGTGAAAGGGCAGCAGCTCCCGTCCGTTGTCGGTAAACCGGTCATTGACTCGCATAAGTCCGTCGCTGTTGAGATCCCGGAGACTGAGGGCGAGCTTAGGCTCGGAGCCGTAAACCTGGCTCAGATCCAGGAAGGCGGTCAGCGCGTTGATTTGCTCGCGCTTGACCGTCTCTCCTCCAAAGTTGTAGGCCGAGAATCCCGTGCCGCATGCGGGGGCCGATCTGAACGAGGGGATGCAGCTATCAGGACCGGTGGGCAAGCGTGGGTCGCCGGGAGGAATCTTTAATAAAAACAGATGGCAAAaagttacgttttttttttaacttcaggcCAACAATTTGAGTTTCTGAGACGGACCTCGATGGGGATGCAGGGCTCGGTGCGTTCGCAGCTCTCGTCGCAGTTTATCCCGCTGCTGAAGGAGCGGATGCTGGGCGAGAAGGGCGTGAACGTGAGGTCGTGGTCGTTCCACTGGCCGAAAAAGGTCACCATGAGAGAGTACTCCGTATCGTTGACCACGCCCGCATCCGTGGTGCTCAGGATATTATTAGACACCTGGCGGACCTGAGGGCGAAGGACAGCTGATTGCCTTTTTGGTTCGGCTCATAAAACACGAGAGACATTGCGGGTGCCAAACAAGTACCAGGGGAAGAATGAAGTTGTTGAACGTTCGGTTGGGCTGCCACCCTCTAGGTTCCGAGATGCCGTCGTCGTACTCGGCGGGAAGCCAGCGGGTGAAAGGAGTGTTGGATGCTCCAAGGCGGGGCTTCATTCTacaacgcaaaaaaaaaaaaaagcggaaaTGAAGGAAGTGTAAACATTTTGTTACATGTGGCCCAACATGTTACACAGTGCAGTTTCAACACATTTTGTGGTTTTGTGTCTTATTACCATTTTAAAGCAAAGTGCCGTTTCCAACATTTGGAAATGatcaatatttgagtgatgagAAAGTGAAACGACTCTAAATCATAGGTAAGAAGCTCACCGGTTGTTGCAGACGCCTGTAATCGTGCGATACTTGTCGAGGTTTTGCGTAGAGCTACAAGGCGGAGGCCTGACTTGAGCCGAGCATCCCGTCAGCATGGCGAGTTTTTCCAGATCCTCGTCAGAAAGCAAATCTGTGACAACGACCCATGTCAGCAACGTTGATTTGTGGAAAAAACTCTCACACTGTCTGACCTGTCGCGTTGAGGGAGCGTTTGTGGATGCGGTGCACCCTCTGCTGCACCAGGTGCAAAGTCTGCGCCATGTAGTCTGCGGCCCTCACAGCCGTGCGAGTTTCCCCACGAGGCTGCTTCAGAAGACGCAGAGTGTCGTGAGGACTCACCACATCCTTGCGCACTCGCCTTAGACTCCTGGAAGCGACAATTCAATTGAAAATAACCTTGTGAAAGATTTGACAACTTCCTGCCATTGTTTGTTAATGCTCAAGTCATTAAACCAATGTTAATTAACTTCATAACACAAAAATTCACCAAAGCTAATAAAGTTGGATTACATTGAGCTAGGTAACAATAGCGGTAATTAGGTAATGTATACATTCGTACGTTAGTTAGATTATTTGACATATTTATATAGTCACCTAAATTAGTTGGCCTGACACAAAAACCGGTTTGACCATAGTATTTTGTATACAATTACTTTCTTAGCTGGTTGGTGTCTCTACACAAAAACACTCAGTCAATGGAAGGTAGTTAGCTAGATTActagagaaaataaataaaacttacTCTGCTCTGGAATATGTGTAGGCATCATCAACAATCTTCTTGGCTTCCTCAAAGCATTGTTGAAGGAAAGAGCTACCAAGATGTTCTGCAAAGTACGAAAATAGTCAAAAACATCTTTAATTTGACTGAACAAGCAAAagtgagaaaacattttttcataaatgtaaataatattCCATTCACCGGTGGATTTCAAGTGTGCAGGCACCAGGCAGATGCCTAGCATGAAGAAGACTGCAAAGAGCATCTCTGAAagcaaattaagaaaaaaaaaagataaatgtagGATCGGtttgctgattgaaaagaaTCTGCTGGTTCTCTTAACCCGTTAACAAGTCTTGTGAGAAAAGAGAGATGTGAGAGGCTTACCTGTCAGAAGCGTACAAATGTTGTCATTGCAGTGGTTTGGGtcatctgtttttatttgctaGTGTCAGGAGACCTCGCCCCTTGAACTTCACAACTAGTTGATTGTCAGGAAACAGTTATGTTTCCTTGTTCCTTGTTGAATTCTTCTCACCAACAATTGATAAGATGGTTTCACATCTCTATAATTGATTGGATCGGATTGTCATGATACATACATTTATGGATGTTGGATTAAAAGCCTTGTAGCAGGATGGTGGCCTtctaaaaatttttttaatacatttccCTACATCATTAGCATTtcctgattttctttttaaaaatgccaTTTTTTCCTCACTATTGACATTCGTATTGAACATACAATCCTTTTTTAATTGGTtttgttctatttatttttaaacactggaCAATGGCGTGAGATGaagacaaacaagtttgagTGATGTAATAACAGTCTTTGCACGGCACAACTCAAAACCGATGACAATCGAGCCAACTGTCAAAATGATGCGTGATAAAATTAGTGGCCTTGCAGTCACTGTAGTGTGCAGATAAGGCCTTTCTTTATCTCCTTGTTGTTTCCCCTCCTTACAATGACCTACCTGGAGACATAATCAAAATATGATCGATAGTACAAAGCACACACCATAAAAGGCGGAAAATTTAATTAAGAGCAATAAACATGAAACGTGAAAAGAAGCTCCCACTCTAAATGCCTGTACGTGTCCTACTTTTGACTGGTggccttaatttttttttttttttaataaaacagcTCCCATAATAAAAGAAAGACCTCtcgataaataataaaataagtcATCTTTTAGCATTGGAGCGGTCGTTGTTTGCAACATTTCAAAGAGTTGCATGAAGTCAGTTGAGTTTCCGTTTAAGGGCCCTCGAAAAGCAGAAATAAAGAGCATTGGTTGAAATATTGTTGGCCAACTTTTAGGAATGTAGCAAGCAATAGCGTTTCACCAGTTGCTCTCTTAGCAGGCCATCTCAGTTCAGCTCGTTTTACTGCTTTTACTGTCAAAAGTATAACAGAAAATAGAAACAAGAATAGGTCAGCCAACATTTCAAAGTTCACAGTAAATGTAGGAGTACAGTGGCTTTGGACATTGCTCAGCATTTAAGATAAGCATTGCCTGCGTCTCAAAATAATTTACGTACTAAATTGGTCTTCTTCCGGAACATAATAAGGAAGAAGGACAATAAACCCAGAACGTTTCAATTTCGTAGCTGGTAAAACAAGGGTAATTTCGCAGGAAACCAGAAGGGATATAAAGTCCGGAATCACTGTTAAAACTTCCCAGCATTTCGCAATTATTAACTACTAATATGTTACACAAACTTGTTGTAATTGTGTTTCCTTATAATATCCAAACAAATACCAGTAAAAACTACAGAATACTTGGATTTTACAGCATTTAACAGTTATTTCactgttaaaaatgaaattaaagccgcagcttttatttcattgtaattACATTTAGATGAgcaactttttgtttttcaacttttttcaagcgagcaaaagtattggaacagacATTATGAAACTAACTTGAAGTAAATAACATTTAATATTTGGTGGTATAATGTCAGAGGCTTCGGGCCACTGGCCCGGACTCGGATCCATTTAGTACTGCCTATAATTATCGCCCCCTGCTGTTCTGAGAAGGTATGACGTGTATGAaggaagtcagctgggataaatTCCAGCAAATAAAAAAGGATTCGACTGCGGTTGGTGGCCCTAAGGATGACCTTGGTCTTTCAACATCTAACTGCAAATATGTGAGAACATATTGGACAAACGTGCCATTCTGCCTTGTAATTCCTTTGCAAATTTACCGACGTGATATCGTAAAATTgtgtttgtatcattttgaagcACATATTTGGGTGCTGTTGAGCAGGGATGACTTCACCTTATAGTAatgtgagaggaaaaaaaaaaagtcacattttaatTCGTTTTGTTGAATGCTAAAGGCGTTTAAAAACATTTAGATTGTGACTTTTTAAATTAGAGTGctaaaaaagtaaaacaattaaatatagaACGATTCTATAAATGCTATATAGATGACAGTTTACTTTCTTTTAAGTTTATGGGAGTGAAGAATAATAATATGATTCTGACTCGAGATTAATTTGGATGCATGTAAACGGTAAACTATGCATCACTTTTGGATCCACTGCAGTACAATAACAATAAATGTAACAACGATTGCATGTATGCGCTGACTCACTCACACCTGCCATGAATTGAAAGGAGAGCATTCCCGACTCTTCAAATACAAATGTTATCAAAAAAGTTTTTGTTCTTTCTCAAGGGCTGTGGGCGTCAGGTAGTTTCTGTCAAATAAAAGCTGCATTTGGAGGGTCCTTACACATAATTGAGTCAGGACGCTACTGACGCACTTAATCGTCAAATTTAATAGAGGATGAATTCCATTACTTTTGCATTGCTTCTCGTCACTGGTCTCCAAGGATGTGGTGAGTTTTCAAAGCCCATATTTCATATATTCATGTAAATAGTCATAATCtacaaatacattttctttgCAGCTCTGAGTTTGAATAGCGATGGGTTGAATAACGAACCAGATGCACTGATGACGGTAAGTTTCTTTTTATATTTGCATTAAAACAATAGATAATTTAGCAATTTGCACTGCAATATGAAGTATGAAGTTAATATTGATACAAGAAATACGAGAGTATACTGTCAAATTTTCCTTTTTGACGCTTCACTGCAAAGAATTTTACGTTGTACACATCTAATTTGATAGTTTTTGCTATATCACGGGATTTTGTGATGATTTTTGTCGTATggctaatgaaaaaaaattgtctctTTAAGCTATACAAAGAAATCAACGGTACAAATTATTACCGTTCAAATTTTATAGAACCAATCAATTAATTATTTATCAATTTAAACGTTAAAATTCAATGACTCAGTGTATTTACAAAgagggattgttttttttttgttttttttacttcttcctTCTTCCTTTTTCCAGGTAAGCGCATTGAACCAAGACATCTCTAGATAATCTTTTCCGTTCTTTCAATATTTCATGTTCAACATGTTCAATAACGATGATACATTCACACACAACATGCTGTCAATGTATGCATATCTACTGTGACTTTGTGCCCAGGATGCAATTCCCTGTGAGGACTGCACAAAAATAATGAACCTCCTTATAGACCTGCTTTCCAACACAGAGCTCCAGGTGAATGGAAACGTTGCTTATCTGTCCTTCCTTATATATCTACTGTAAACAGTGCTATCACGCTTAGCTGCTTTCACTTAACAAATAGACTTTCACAACAAATCCCTGGAATGTCGGTCAACAACATTCTTGACAAATCACACGGTAATAAAATTGGATTTACTAAAATATATTTGCATTAAAGCACTCAAGTTCACTGCACACCTATTGTCAAGTTTGGGATTGTTTGGCAAAGCATCTTTTCAGTTGTTGGGGTTTagaattaattattaattgaatggtatgtttgtttttttctttttcagaaaaGGATCACCCATGGTATCGGCAAACTGTGTGACCACCTGCCTGGGAAAGCCAGCATGGCTGTATTCTGCAAGGAGGAGGTGGACAAGATCTTGCCAGTGGCCATCAGCTTGATCACTGTTGTAGCAGTATGTTGCAAAGCCGTGACACTATTTTCCTAGATGCTCTTTTGTATTTAAACACATTAACTTTCCATCTATTGGCCTACAGAAGCCTGGGGACATCTGCAAACTCATGGGACTCTGCGGCTCCAACGAGCAGCAGAAAACGTTCGACTATATGGTCGACAAGGTCCTCCAATTTGCTGCGATGCCAGTAAATGTACGTGAAAAAATAAGCAGAACTTAAAAGAAATTTGATTATCGAAATTATCATTTAAATCTGTTTTGTTAGGAGAAGCCCACATCACCGTGCTCATTCTGCATCTTTTTCATCAAGACAATTGATGACTTGCTGCCCAAAGAGAGGACCGAGGTAGGTCAGCATCACCAACACACTTTTAATAGGTACTCCTCATCAAAAAAGGATTTACAGTAATCCTGAACACGACAATCCACTGTATTATTTTAGCAATACTGCAAATATTCTAACAGTCCTGATCCATTTAAAATGGGATGTTTTCACCCTGCGCTTACCTATTGTATTCAAGTCTTGCTTCTGCTGCGTCGTAGGAGGCCGTGGTGAAGGTGATGGAGAACGTCTGTCACATTTTGCCCATCTCCTATCATGATCAGTGTGAGGTGGTCATTGGCAAGTTCAGCAAGACGTTGATGGACGCCCTCCTCGGTTACGCCACGCCGAAGGCCATCTGCACACTCATCCGCCTGTGCGAAAGTCAGGAGGGTCCTTCCGTCGGTCAGTCACGCTGACACACACCAAAACTATACTTATTAAtctggaagaaaaacaagacaaTTCCATGGGACCCACATAAGACACCTAAGTACAGTCCAGATACAATAGatggtaataaataaataaataaatctagaCACTAAATTTGGCCTTTTCAatctaggccaggggtgggcaaactttttgactcgcgggccgaactgggttctaaatttggaccggagggccgaaccaggagcagatggacgtagtgtttgtgtgaattaatataagcgacctgtaaaggtcattgcataaaagattttggcctttagtaggtagtaaagcatggatattccaaacaagttttttgaaaacaaatgcatttattaacagcattaaaaaataataataataattcactaaaaaactgctatcagtgattctcataaaatac
It encodes the following:
- the sftpba gene encoding prosaposin isoform X2, with protein sequence MNSITFALLLVTGLQGCALSLNSDGLNNEPDALMTDAIPCEDCTKIMNLLIDLLSNTELQKRITHGIGKLCDHLPGKASMAVFCKEEVDKILPVAISLITVVAKPGDICKLMGLCGSNEQQKTFDYMVDKVLQFAAMPEKPTSPCSFCIFFIKTIDDLLPKERTEEAVVKVMENVCHILPISYHDQCEVVIGKFSKTLMDALLGYATPKAICTLIRLCESQEGPSVDPCTLETYRCRDLQTSLKCGVSHQQLVIYTYIISFLYKDGKFNIMSTLCRLCSTAKHLSGKPSTRFFEELSGTCDQSRKNVNNDLQTITAYLYCQDGIKRESVLVAMKLENISLNSDDINIDIPTVLFRF
- the sftpba gene encoding prosaposin isoform X5; the protein is MNSITFALLLVTGLQGCALSLNSDGLNNEPDALMTDAIPCEDCTKIMNLLIDLLSNTELQKRITHGIGKLCDHLPGKASMAVFCKEEVDKILPVAISLITVVAKPGDICKLMGLCGSNEQQKTFDYMVDKVLQFAAMPVNEKPTSPCSFCIFFIKTIDDLLPKERTEEAVVKVMENVCHILPISYHDQCEVVIGKFSKTLMDALLGYATPKAICTLIRLCESQEGPSVDPCTLETYRCRDLQTSLKCGTLFYCQTFVWKALNKVL
- the sftpba gene encoding prosaposin isoform X4, giving the protein MNSITFALLLVTGLQGCALSLNSDGLNNEPDALMTDAIPCEDCTKIMNLLIDLLSNTELQKRITHGIGKLCDHLPGKASMAVFCKEEVDKILPVAISLITVVAKPGDICKLMGLCGSNEQQKTFDYMVDKVLQFAAMPVNEKPTSPCSFCIFFIKTIDDLLPKERTEEAVVKVMENVCHILPISYHDQCEVVIGKFSKTLMDALLGYATPKAICTLIRLCESQEGPSVDPCTLETYRCRDLQTSLKCGVSHQQLVIYTYIISFLYKDGKFNIMSTLCRLCSTAKHLSGKPSTRFFEELSGFDLIPQNREERLGA
- the sftpba gene encoding prosaposin isoform X1, with the protein product MNSITFALLLVTGLQGCALSLNSDGLNNEPDALMTDAIPCEDCTKIMNLLIDLLSNTELQKRITHGIGKLCDHLPGKASMAVFCKEEVDKILPVAISLITVVAKPGDICKLMGLCGSNEQQKTFDYMVDKVLQFAAMPVNEKPTSPCSFCIFFIKTIDDLLPKERTEEAVVKVMENVCHILPISYHDQCEVVIGKFSKTLMDALLGYATPKAICTLIRLCESQEGPSVDPCTLETYRCRDLQTSLKCGVSHQQLVIYTYIISFLYKDGKFNIMSTLCRLCSTAKHLSGKPSTRFFEELSGTCDQSRKNVNNDLQTITAYLYCQDGIKRESVLVAMKLENISLNSDDINIDIPTVLFRF
- the sftpba gene encoding prosaposin isoform X3; protein product: MTDAIPCEDCTKIMNLLIDLLSNTELQKRITHGIGKLCDHLPGKASMAVFCKEEVDKILPVAISLITVVAKPGDICKLMGLCGSNEQQKTFDYMVDKVLQFAAMPVNEKPTSPCSFCIFFIKTIDDLLPKERTEEAVVKVMENVCHILPISYHDQCEVVIGKFSKTLMDALLGYATPKAICTLIRLCESQEGPSVDPCTLETYRCRDLQTSLKCGVSHQQLVIYTYIISFLYKDGKFNIMSTLCRLCSTAKHLSGKPSTRFFEELSGTCDQSRKNVNNDLQTITAYLYCQDGIKRESVLVAMKLENISLNSDDINIDIPTVLFRF